The genomic stretch CTCGGAGACTGTTCCAAAGGCGTCCCGGGTTCCCGAAAGGAACAGGCAGGGCACCTTCAAGGCCGGAAAATGCTCGATCCTCGACCTGTCCGGACGCCCCGGAGGATGCAGCGGGTAGCTGAGCAGCACCAGCCCTTCGGCCTCCAAGCCATCCGCGGCCGCCATGGAGCACATTCGTCCACCCATGGAACGCCCTCCGAGCACCAGCCGTGTCGTGCGTTGCCGGAGCGCGGCTGCCTCCTCGTTGACCGCCCGCACGAGCACCGGGGCCTTGTCCGGCGCGCGCCTGCCGGCCTTGCGGTAAGGAAAGTCCATGCGGACCACATCGCCGCCGGCGGCGGTGACAGCACTGTCGATGGACACGAGGGCACTCTGGTTGCGGTCGGCTCCAGCGCCCGGAGCGAGCAGCAGCCCCGTCCTGGCTATGGCCTTCTCCGCCATCGCGTCACACGACGGTACGCAACAGGGCGTGCAGGTCCGACGCCATCCCTGCGATCGCGTCTGGATCCTCTCCTGATCGGATCGCCTCGCACAGGGAACGGGACTTGTTGATGATCCGAAGCCAGTGCACTTCGTCCATCCCGACCGGTGCCGGCCCGTCCACTTCCGAAGCCCAGCCCTCCAGGTCGTCCTGGCGCTGCTCGTCCTCGGGCTCCGACGCGAGCCTTCCGGACGCGTTGAAGAGCTCCTCGATGGCCCGATAGCGAACCTCGTCGTCTTCTTCGTCGTCGTCGTAGCCGACGACCGCCGAAGAGTGCGTCGTTCCCACGAGATCGAACAACGCCTCTGCCTGGTCTTCGTGCGCCGACGAGACGACGAGATCGTCACCGTCCCATTCGTGGGGTATCCGGTGATCGTCGAGCAGCATGCTCAGATGGCTCCGCTGTTCGGGGAGCCACTCGGGCAGCTCGTACACCGTCCCCACCCCGACCGGCCCGTGCGGCTCCGCACCGGAAGCAGTGCCAGTGGTCGCTCCCGGTACGTCGGCCAGGAGCTTCGAGAGGATCGAGGCCTGGAGGCGGATCTCGTCCTCCATCGCCTCCTCCGCGCCGAGCGCCGCCAGCAGCCGGCGTGTGACCCTGCCCACCGCCGCCCAGGTCTCGGCGTCGGTGCCGTAGAACTCGTCCTCCATGAACACACCCGCGGACGCCTCCGCCACGTCGGCGTCCGCGTGCATGTCGGTCGGATCAGCTGTCAGCCGGCGTGCCGCGTCAGCGAGGAGACGTACCGGTTCTGTGTCCGGCAATCCGGAGGGCGCGATTCCCTCAGCGGCTGAGTCAAGGCCGTCGGAGTCATCGTCGAACATCGCTTCGGCGCCGGCGTCGTGATCTGAGGCGTCCGTGTCCCGGGACGAGGGCTCACCCTCGGCCCCGCCCGCCGCGGCGGTCAGCGACAGTTCTTCGAGGAGATCGTCGACGCGCTCCTCATCGTCCGCGGCCACGACAAGTTCCTCTTCTTCGAACCGGTGCGAGATCTGCAGGGTGTTGAGGTAATCGATGAGGCGGCCGCGATCACGATCTGCCCACCAGCCGATCCGGTAGCCGACCTCTTCGTCCTCGTCGCCGGGTTCGAGCTCGGGAAGGTCGGACGGGATCAGTCTCTCCCGGCACGAGTGGCAGCGCCCCCGGCTGCCCACCTCGTAACCGCAGTTGACGCAGTACCAGACCTTGCCCACGCCAGCTGATCAGCCGGTCGGCTGCTTCTTGGGGAGGATCGGCGCGTCCCTGCCGGTGCCGTGTCGTCCGGGGGACAACGACGGTGCTGATCGCGTGTTGATCTCGTGGTACTCGTCCTCGACGTTCACAGACCAGACGTCGTTGTCGGCGCCCAAGAGGTTCTCGACGGTCAACATAGCGGTGTACATCGAGTGGTCCTGGTTGTTGTAGCGGTGCATGCCGTTGCGCCCTACAGGGAACACGTTGCTTGCGTTCGCTCCAATCCAGTCGCGGATGATCTGGACGTTGTCGGCGTAGTCGGTGTCGTAATACGGGTACGCCTTCGGCATACGCACCACGTAACCGGCTTCGACCTGCGACGGATCGAGCAGCCCGAGCCGTCCCAGTTCCTCGGCTCCCTGCTCGATCAACTTCTCGTCAGGAGCGCCCCACGACTCGTCGCCCTCCTCGACGGTGTACTCGAGCCCCAGAACGTTGCGGCCCTCCTTGACAAGGAACGGGGACCACGAGCCGAAATTCTGAATGCGCATCGTCTTCACGCTCGGGTCGTGGATGTAGATCCAGTTGTCGTCCCATGGGACCGCGTCTTCAGGCACGACCAGCGCGACCGTGAGGAAATCCCGGTAATAGAGGTCGTCGGCGGCTCGGCGCACCTTCTCGGGCACCGGTGGGTCGAAGACGTGGACGAGCGACGCGATCGGCATCGACGAGATCACCGCGGTCGCCGGGTACTCGGTGACGGCGCCGCCGTGATCGGCCACAACCGAGGTGGCCACACCACCATGATGGTTGATGCGTTCCACACGAGCGCCCATGATGACCTTGGTACCCGCGTCCTCGACGAGGTCACGGCAGCGTTCCCACATCATCCCCGGACCGAGGCGCGGATACTGGAACTCTTCGATGAGGGAGGTGATGTCCTTCTGGTTGCGCCTGGGCAGGAGCGCGTTGATCACCGCTGAGGCGAGGGAGAGGTTCTTTACTCGTTGCGCCGCCCAGTCGGCGGGCATCTCCGATGGCGGGTGCCCCCATACCTTCTGCGTGTACGTCTTGAAGAAGTGGTTGTAGAGCCTCCAGCCGAATCGGGCGGCCAACCATCCCTCGTACATGTGCTGATTCTTCGGGGGTCGGATCCTCGCCCACGCATACGACAGGACGCAGCGGACGGCCTCGATGATGCCGAGGTTGCCCAGCGCGTTCGACGCCCGAAGCGGGTAGTCGTAGAACTTCCCGCGGTAGTAGATGCGGCTCTTGCGCGGCCGGAGCATGAACTCCTCGTCGGGGAGGATCTCGTGCCACAACTCCTCGACCGGCCGGACCTTGGTGAAGAACCTGTGGCCACCGATGTCGAAGCGCCAGCCGTCGCGTTCCACCGTGCGGCTGATGCCCCCAACCACATCGTCGGACTCCAGCACAGTCGACCGCCGTCCCGCCTTGGCGAGCTGGTAGGCGGCTGTCAACCCCGCGGGGCCGGCACCGATGATCACGACCTCGTCGGCCAGGCCGCCGGCATCGGGCGTAGCGGCCGTTGTATCACTCACGCGTTGAATCCCTCCGGGGCATCAGGAGTGGGGCGCGGCCAGGTATTGAATAGACCCGGACCGGGACAAAAACGCCACCACCCATTATGGCCGACCCCCTCCGCGGCTTACCAGGCGGCAGCATGTCAGCCGCCGTAGCGGACCAGGTTCTCGTACTCGTAGTAGACAGAGCCGTTCTGGTGCACCACCGTCGGGCCGGGGGTGTGCAGCAGGTCGAGCCAGCTCTTGAGGTAGCCGCAGGCCCCACCGAGACCGGGGTAGCCGTCCCGCCACACCAGCCACAGAGTGTGCCCGGCGCCGACACGGGCCAGCACCTCTTGGGCGAAGGTCTCGACATCGGTGTGGGCGATCACCTTCCGGTAGTCGACCCAGTTGACCCTCTGGGGACCGATCGCCCGCGGGAACGTCAGTTCGACTACGCCGCGGACGGTGAGCAACCGATCGACCGCAGGACCCAGCTGATCCGGGCAATACGCCACGACGTCCCCACTTTGTGCCTGCGCGTTGAGGACCGCGGCGACCTTGACCGCCTGGGTGCGTTGCTGCTTGTTCTCCCCGTAACCGGTGAGCAACCCCGCGAGGCACAGCACGGCGATGCACCCGGCCCGGAAACGACGCCCCGGGATGACCGCTATCCCCGCCGCCACCACCATCAGGAACAGCGGCAGCACCACGGCCGTGTACCGCGCCACGAAAGCGGCATTGGCTACAGCCCCCAGCACGACCGCCACCACGAGTGTCCCGAGTGCCACGACGACCAATGGCGCCATCCCCGGACGGGGGCGCAGCTCGATCACGACCGCTGGCCCGCACTCGGTCTCGTGGGTGGAACCGTCGGGTTCTGTGGTCCGCACCACCGTGCCCGGAACCGCCGTGCGCCCGAAGACGCCGACCATGAACAGGGTGAAGCTGGCGAACATCAGCAGCATGCCCCACGAACCCGGACCGGAGTAGTCGCCGAAGAGGGCCAGGAGGTCACCGGGGCTGGCCGCGGACGTCCACGGAGTGCCGGTGTGCAGGGCCTGGTAGGCGAAGACGGGGAACCACGGCAACCACAACAGCGTGCCGAAACCCATGGCACGCAGGATGGGCCGGCCGGTACCCGTCCGGCGGGCGCGCCAGCCGAGCCAGAGCGCCGTGACGAGGACGAGGTAGAGGCCCCAGTAGTGGGTGTAGAGCAGCGCAGCGGTGATGGCCGACACCGCCACCAGCCGCCCCCGAGTGGGCTGTTCGACCGCTCGCTGGAGCGCCAGGAACCCCAGCACGGAGAACAGGATCATGAACGAGTACATGCGTGTCGCCGTCGCGTAGTTGATGGCGAACGGTGATGTGAGACCCAAGAAGAACGTCACCCACGCAACAGTCCGTCCTCCTACACGCCTCCCGGCCAGCCACAACAGCGGGAGTGTGCCGACAGAGACGATCCCCGAGAGCGCGCGCACCGCGAAGTCACTTTGCCCAAAAGCCGCCATCCAGAAGTGGAGGATCACGTAGTAGAGCGGCGGGGCTCCGTCGTGGCTGAGCGCTCTCGGGATCTGGGACACGGGCAGCTTCGAGATGTTGACGCTGATCGCTTCGTCGAGCCACAGGGGGCTCGGTGCCCAGAACCGCAGTGCCACGCCCGCGACGACGGCGACGACCCCGGCCACCACGAGGAGTCGCGGCACCTCGATGTCGACGCCGAAAAGGGTCTCGTGAAGGCGGCCGTGAGCCCGGTCGCCCGGTTGTGGCGGGCTGTCTACGGTCGCGGCCACGGCTCAACAGGGTACCCAGCGCAGTCACGGCCCTACACGTCAGCCGCCAGACACACCTCCAAACACACCTCCATTGGACGGCTGCGTAGCCGGATGTGCACGACAGGACCGGCGCCGGAGACCGAACGCTACATTCGGAGTGTGCCATCAAGAGACGATCATCGACCGCAGGCCCCCGACCGGAACCTGGCGATGGAACTAGCCCGGGTCACCGAAGCGGCGGCCATGGCGGCCGCCCGGTGGATGGGTAGAGGCGACAAGGAGGGTGCCGACGGCGCGGCGGTGGACGCCATGCGCGTCGTGCTCGGTGGCGTCCCCATGGACGGCGTCGTCGTGATAGGCGAGGGGGAGAAGGACGAGGCGCCGATGCTGTACAACGGCGAGCGAATCGGTGACGGCACGCCTCCCGAGGCAGATATCGCGGTCGACCCGATCGACGGTACGACCCCCACGGCGCTCGGGCGCGGAGGCGCGCTCTCGGTGATCGCCGTCAGCGACCGGGGGACCATGTTCAACCCCGGGCCGTGCGTCTACATGGAGAAGCTTGCCGTCGGCCCGGAAGCGGCGGGCAAGGTGAGCCTCGAGCAGTCCGCCGCCGACAACATCCGTGCCGTGGCCGAGGCGAAGGGCGAATCCGTGCGCGACGTCACCGCCGTGATACTCGACAGGCCGCGCCACGCCGACCTGATCGAGGAGGTCCGGTCCATAGGTGCTCGGATCCGGCTCATCACCGACGGCGACGTAGCAGGAGCCATTGCGACGGCGTGGTCGGATTCCGGCGCCGACATCCTGCTCGGCATCGGCGGTACCCCGGAAGGGGTGATTGCGGCGGCCGCGCTCAAGTGCATGGGCGGCGAGCTACAGGGGCGACTGTGGCCACGCAACGACGTCGAGCACAAGGCGGCGGTCGAAGCTGGTTATGAGATCGAGCGGGTGCTCGGTCACGACGACCTGTGCCAGGGCGACAACTGCTTCTTCGCGGCGACGGGGATCACCGACGGTGAGCTGTTGAGGGGCGTGCGCTACGACTCCCGCGGCGCGACCACCGAGTCCCTCGTGATGCGCTCGAAGTCCGGGACGGTGCGCAGGATCGTCGCCAACCACCGTCTGAACAAGCTGGCCCGTTACTCGGCGGTCGAGTTCTACTAAAGAGGCTCGTACCACTGGGGGTGCCCGGTTCGACCGACTGGTCGCACCCAGGAGCCGCGCGACTCGTAGAAGCTGGCAGGACCCTCGGCTCCGACGACAGGGAACTCCCAGCCGGTCCTTCGCGCCGACGACTCCAGGTGCGCGAGGAGGTGGCTGCCGACGCCCTGCCGCCTGCATCCCTCGACGACGAAGACGCCGGCGTGCGGTCCCGACCCGTCCACCCAGGCGACGGCGACACCGGCGAATCCCTCCTCGGTTCGAGCGGTCAGCACGATGGGTTGGGAAAAGACGACCCGGCGCGCGTCCGAGGTCGTCCCGGAGGCTTGCACGAGCGGAACGTCGGCGCCGGCCTCGGCGATGGCGGCTCGGGCATCAGGGTCGACGACCCGGCCGCTCGTGATCGTGAGCGCGATCCCGCCGGTCCCTATCACGGCAGGCGCCTCGAGGCAGGCGTCCGCTATCGGCACCCAGAAGCGGCCCCGCCTCTCCTCGAGAAGGACCACGCGGTCGAAGGTGGCAACGGACGCGTAGTCCTGTAGCGCGGCCATGGCCGACTGGATCCGCTCGTCGGCGATTCCGTCCCCGAGAGTCACGTGGGGCACCCATGGCCATGTGAGCGACCTGGCGAGGGGCTGTTCGAACACGTCGTCGCGGAGCTGTCTCAGCCGTTCGATGTCGCCGCCGACGCCGAGATACAGGACGGGATTGTCCGGCAGGAACGTGCAGGGCGGCCCCAGGGTCGCGGTCAGGGGGGCGGTCTGCAGGGCTGCGGCCGACCGGATCCTGGCGACCGCAGCCGGCAGGTCCCTCGAGTGGACGTTGACGGGCGGGACGAGCGTCAGATGGGGTTCCATCCGGCCGAGGGACGGGTCTCCCACCGCCCTGCGGAGGCCCTCCACCTCGGACCGAACGGGCTCGTCAAGAAGCAGCGCCACACCCAGCCGGTGCCGGCTTGAAGAGGTCCGCAGAATCGCCTGAGAAGAAGGCGCGATCCTCTTCGATGGCATATCGCAGTGTGCCAGGTGGAGGGGTTCGGAAGGTCCCCGGCCGCTAGGATCAGAGCGTGAACGAGGACCTGGAGCTCTTCGACATCGTCCGCCGGGAGGAGGAGCGGCAGAACACCACTCTGCAGCTCATCGCCTCCGAGAACTTCGCCTCGCGGGCGGTGATGGCAGCCACCGGCTCGGTCCTCACCAACAAGTACTCCGAGGGCTACCCCGGCAAGCGCTACTACGGCGGCAATCAGGTGATCGACGAGGTGGAAGACCTTGCGCGCCGGCGGGTCTGCGCACTCTTGGGGTCCCACCTTCCAGAGGGTGGCGTGCACGCCAACGTGCAACCACACTCGGGAGCCAACGCCAACCTCGCCGCGTACCTGGCGGTCCTGGAGGCGGGCGACACCGTGCTCGGCATGCGGCTCGACCAGGGGGGCCACCTCACCCATGGTTCACCGGTCAACGTGAGCGGGCGGTTCTACAAGTTCGTGTCCTACGGCGTCACGCAGAGCGACGAGAGGCTGGACCTGGACCAGCTGGCGTCGTTGGCGCAGGAAAACCAACCAAAGCTGATCGTTGCCGGTGCGACGGCCTACCCGCGGCTGATCGACCCCGTGCCGATCCGCGAGATCGCCGACAGTGTCGGAGCGCTGTTCCTGTTCGACGCGGCTCACGTGGCGGGGCTCATCGCAGGCGGGGTACATCCGAATCCCGTCGGCATCGCGGACATCGTCACCTTCACCACTCACAAGACCCTCCGTGGGCCCCGAGGGGGTGCGATCCTGTGCCGGCCGGAGCTGGCGACGGCTATCGACAAGGCGGTGTTCCCCGGCCTGCAGGGCGGCCCGCTGGAACACGTGGTCGCAGCCAAAGCGGTCGCTTTCTGGGAGGCGTCGCAACCGCAGTTCCGTGATTACGCCGCCCAGATCATCCGCAATGCGAGGGCCCTCGCCGGGGCTCTCGCGGCGGAGGGATTCCGGATTGTCTCCGGGGGCACCGACAACCACCTGATGCTGGTGGACCTGCGAACATTCGACCCTGACCTGACCGGCAAGGTGGCTCAGGAGTCGCTCGACCGCGCGGGCATCACTCTCAACAAGAACACCATCCCGGACGATCCCCGCTCTCCCTTCGTGACCTCCGGCCTTCGCATCGGCACGCCGGCGGTGACGACTGCCGGGATGCGGGAGCCCGAGATGGCAGAGATCGCCGGCCTCATCGGAAGGGTGCTGCGCAAGCCTGACGACCCAACCGAGATAGCCGCCGTGCGCGACGAGGTGGCTGTGATGTGCTCGAAGTTCACGCCCTACCCGTAGGGAGACCCGGATCACCGGTTACAACGACTACCTGATCGTCGGGGCCGTAGCCGCTGTCACCACGTGGGTGGCGACGTTCGTGGTGCGCCGTCTCGCCGCCAGGTTCTCGATCATCGTCCTGCCGGACGAGCGCAGGGTTCACGAGCGGCCGACTCCGACGGTCGGCGGCGCTGCCATGTTCTTCGGCCTGCTCGTGGCGATGATCGTGGCGTCGCAGATCCCCGGATTGAACCCGCTGTTCCGTGGTAGCTCGGACCCGATCGGGTTGGTGCTCGCCGCCGCCGTGATCTTCACGGTCGGGATGGTCGACGACCTGCGTGAGATGTCGCCTCCCGCCAAGCTGTCCGGTCAGATCGTCGCGGGGACGGTTCTGTACCTGTTCGGCGTCAGCATGCTTTACTTCCGCCTTCCCTTCGCTCAGACGACCCTGGTCCTGTCCGCCGACCTGGTCCCGGTCATGACGGTGCTGTGGGTCGTAGGGATGGCCAACGCTGTGAACCTGGTGGACGGATTGGACGGCTTGGCAGCCGGCATCGTCGGGATCGCCTCTGTCTCGTTCTTCCTCTACTCGCACCAGCTCGTCCACGCCGGCACGATCGCGCCCGAGACATCCGGGCAGCTGCTGTCCGTGATCGTGCTGGGCATATGCGTCGGCTTTCTCCCGCACAACTTCCATCCCGCCAAGATCTTCATGGGTGACGCCGGCGCGATGCTCCTCGGCCTGCTGATGGCAGCGTCAACCATGTCGGTCGTGGGCCAGACCGATCAGGACTTCAGCGGGCGGACGTACTTCTTCTTCGCCCCCGTCGTGATCCCGTTCTTCATCTTGGGCATTCCGATGCTCGACACCGCCTTCGCGATCGTCCGGCGGGCGGGCCGCCGCACCAATCCCGCCGTTGCCGACAAGAACCATCTGCATCACCGGTTGATGCGGCTCGGTCACGGGCAGACCCGATCGGTCCTCATCTTGTGGACCTGGACTGCGCTGCTCTCGGGGCTGGTGCTCTTCCCGTCGTTTCACAGCGGGGCGTTGTCGGCGGTGCCCTTCGGAGCCGGCGCCCTGGTAGTCGCTCTGTACACGCTCTTCGGCGTGCGCGGCCGTACTGAGCAAGGGGCTGGCGGCCGGCCGGCCTGAGGCAAGACGCGGTCGGCCGGCCTGAGGCAAGACGCGGCTAGTGGATCTCCGCGCCGGTGGCGGCTTCGAGCCGGGCCTGCGCCCACCGGAGGTCCTTGTCCGCTGCGGGGTCTCCCTCGCTTCCGGCGGCTGACAGCCGCTGCTTCGCTTCCTCCTCGTCCGCGCGCGCAGCCTCCACGTCGACGTCGGAGGCGAGCTCCGCTACGTCGGCGAGCATGATCACCCGGTTGTCGCTGACCTCGACGAACCCGCCCTGCACCGCGAGGCGGATGTCCGGTTCGGTGGAACTCTCGCCGGAATCCGGTTGCGGTCCGACGATTTTCACGAGACCGGGATCGAGTGCGCCGATGTAGGCCATGTGGTTGGCGAGGAACGCGATCTCCCCGTCGACCGTCCGGCACACGATCATCTCCGCGTAGCCGGAGTAGAGGGTGCGAGTCGGGGTGACCAGCTCGAACTGGGTGGTGGCCATCCGGTGATCAGCCTTCGTGCTGGAGCGTGCGGGCCTTCTCCAGCACCGACTCGACACCGCCGACGTTGAGGAACGCCTGCTCCGGAACCTCGTCCAGGTCTCCGTTGACGAGTGCCTCGAAGGACTCGACCGTCTCCGAGACCGTCACGTACACACCCTTGATGCCCGTGAAGACCTCGGCCACGAAGAACGGCTGAGAGAGGAACCGCTGGATCTTCCGTGCCCGGGAGACGGTCACCCTGTCCTCCTCGGAGAGCTCGTCGAGACCGAGGATCGCGATGATGTCCTGCAACTCCCGGAATCGCTGCAGGATCTCCTGTACGCGGCGAGCCACGGCGTAGTGGCGGTCCCCGACGACTTCGGGAGCGAGCACCGATGACGTCGATGCCAGCGGATCCACGGCGGGGTAGATGCCCAGTGCCGCGATCTGCCGGGAGAGCTCGGTCGTCGCGTCGAGATGGGTGAAGGTGGTGAACGGAGCAGGGTCGGTGTAGTCGTCGGCCGGCACGTACACCGCCTGCAGGGAGGTGATGGAACGGCCGCGGGTCGAGGTGATCCGTTCCTGCAGCTCGCCCATCTCGTCAGCGAGAGTCGGCTGGTAGCCCACCGCCGAGGGCATGCGGCCGAGAAGCGTCGACACCTCCGAGCCCGCCTGGACGAAACGGAAGATGTTGTCGATGAACAGGAGCACGTCCTGGTTCTTCACGTCTCTGAAGTATTCGGCCATCGTGAGCGCCGAAAGGGCGACGCGCAAGCGCACGCCGGGCGGCTCGTCCATCTGGCCGTAGACCAGGGCGGTCTTCTCTATGACGCCCGATTCGGTCATCTCCAGCCAGAGGTCGTTGCCCTCGCGGGTCCGCTCGCCGACGCCGGCGAAGACGGATACGCCGCCGTGCTGGTCGGCGACCCTGCGGATCATCTCCTGGATGAGGACCGTCTTGCCCACACCCGCACCGCCGAATAGGCCGATCTTGCCGCCCTGCACGTAAGGCTCGAGCAGGTCGATGACCTTGATGCCGGTCTCGAACATCTGGGCCTTGGGCTCCAGGGCGTCGAAGGCAGGAGCCGGGCGGTGGATCTCCCAGCGGTCGTCGGGCGTTCCGATCTCGGCGACGTCCAGCGGGTCACCGGTGACGTTGAAGACATGTCCGAGAACCGCGTCGCCGACGGGGACCGTGATCCCACGTCCGGTGCTGATGACGGCGGTGCCGCGACGGAGGCCGTCGGTCGGCCTTAGGCAGACGCAGCGGACACGGCCCTCACCGATCTGCTGCGCCACTTCGGCCATGATCTTCTGGCGCTCCCCGTCGACCTCGATCTCCATCTCGACGGCGAAGTTGATCTCGGGCAGCGCTCCTGGTGGGAACTCCACGTCCACAACCGGGCCGGCGATGGCCACGACCCTGCCCTCGGTGTGCTCGGTGCTCACTTCCTCGGCGATGATGCTCATGTGCTGCTCCTGCGGTCAGGCCGACTCGGCGGCGATGTCGAATGTCTCGTTGTACGATCCGGAGCCGTCTTCGACGCCAACTTGGCGTAGGGCTTCCGCACCGCCCACTATCTCCATGATCTCGGTGGTGATCGAATCCTGGCGCGCGCGGTTCATGACCCTGCGAAGGTTCTTGATCAGCTCGTCGGCGTTGTCCGTTGCCGCCTTCATCGCACGCTGGCGGGCGGCGTGCTCGGAGGCCGAAGACTCGAGCATGGCCGCGAGAACCTCCGCCTCGAGCCAGCTCGGAAGCAGCCGGTCGAGGATCTCCGATGGCTCGGGTTCGAACTCGTAGTCGATCCTGTGGCCGGAGGCGGCTTCAGCACCGGTCCCGGTCTTTTCGCCCGCGGCGAGCGGGACAAGCTGCTTGACAGTGACGGTCTGCGTGCCCATGGAGACGAAGCGGGTGTATACGAGCTCGATCTGGTCCAGGTCGCCCATCTCGAACGGTGGCATGACCGCGGCCACCACACGGCGCGCGTCCTCGTAGCTCGGGCGATCGGCGATGCCTG from Acidimicrobiales bacterium encodes the following:
- a CDS encoding F0F1 ATP synthase subunit gamma produces the protein MAGGQERVLRRRIRSVESTKKITRAMELIAGSRIVRAQQAIAAARPYVQKMGEVVEHLAGTPDASSHPLFRDIEGVQKVAIVLITADRGLAGGYNSSIIRTVERMMREHRASGRDVQLVPLGRKGVNYFRYRRQPILAAFTGIADRPSYEDARRVVAAVMPPFEMGDLDQIELVYTRFVSMGTQTVTVKQLVPLAAGEKTGTGAEAASGHRIDYEFEPEPSEILDRLLPSWLEAEVLAAMLESSASEHAARQRAMKAATDNADELIKNLRRVMNRARQDSITTEIMEIVGGAEALRQVGVEDGSGSYNETFDIAAESA